Sequence from the Pirellulales bacterium genome:
CCGCAGCCGCGGCGTGTTCACATTCCATCGCCCCGAGGAACTGGTCCGGCTCGTCAAGCTCGATAAGCAGGTGCGGACTCGGCTTCGCGAAATGCCGCCGCTCGCGGCTGGTCATCTCTGGCGCGTGCAAATCGAGAGCATCCAGAACCTCGAAACGTCGCTGGCCGCCAACCGTCCCCGCGCCCTCATCCAAATGGCGACCGGCAGCGGCAAGACGTTCACGGCCGTCAACCGGCCGGGCAAGCGACACCTGCGCAAGCCGAAGTGGAATGCCGAGAAGAACCCCGAAGGCCGCTGGCGGTCGTTCGACTACGACGAATTGATGAAGCGCGACAAGGTGAACCTCGACATCTTCTGGCTCAAAGACACGAGCCTCGAAGACTCCGACGATCTCCCCGCCCCCGACGTACTAGCCCAAGAAATCGCCGACGATCTCCAGACGGCCCTGGAGCAATTCACCGCGATCGCGGAGAAAGTGAAGGGATAGCCCCGCTTGCGATCGGCGCGTATTGTAAGATCGCCTAAAAAATCCGGCTGGGAGAAGGGGACAGTCCCCGTTTTGCTCCGCGGACTCCGAAAAAGGGGGACAGTCCCCGTCGGATCTGTTAGGCGCTGCGAATCAAAAGATCCCCGCCCCAAACCCCTCGGTCTTCGGCGGGATATCGCTGGCCGCGCCATCGCGGCTCGCGGCCGCTGGCGCGGATGGAATCGATGGCGCCGGTTGCTGGGCGGCGACCTTGTGCGGCGGGCGGGGTTGTTGTTCGGCCGGCTGGATTTGGCTCGCCGGCTCGCTGCCGGGGCGCACGTAGACGTGCTGATGACCGTCGCGTTCCGGTGGGCGATGGCTTGGAGAATCGCGGCGCTGCGGCTTTGCGGCGCGCTGGGTTTGGGGGGTGCGGTGCGGTTGGGCGAAAGCTTCTTCGTGGTCGAAGTCGTCATACCGCGACATGTAGCCCGGCAACTTGGCCCGCTCCAACTCGTCGTGAAACTCGCGGATCACGCGGTCTTGGATCATTTCGCGGCAGGCCGAGTTGATTGGATGCGCGATGTCGGCATAAAGCTTGGTCCGGCCCTCCTCATCCTTGACGGCCCGATCTTCCTTGAGGCGGGCGCCGCATTGGTTGCAATGAGGGGCTTTGAGGTGGTTTTTGCAGCCGCACTGCGGGCAGTGCGCCGTCAGCTTGCGGCTCGGCATGGCCACGAACGGACCGTTCGCCCCTTCGATGATCTTCAGATCCCGGATGACAAAGCAATCGTCGAACGTGATCGAGCAAAACGCTTGCAGCCGCTCGCCCGTCTCTTCCATCAACTTGATCCGCACTTCGGTGATTTCCACGGCCATTCTCCTCGTGAAAGTGGCAACGTTTGGCCTCCCGAATCGCACTCCTCACAGTGACCGCACGGCAAACACGCGCTGGAATCCTCGGCTGCGCAGCCGTCTCGCCGCGCGGCGGGCGTGGCCGGCGTTGCGGCAGATGCCGAAATAGCTCGTCCCACTGCCGCTCATTTGCGCCGCGATGCAATCCAGCTTGGAAAACTCGGCGCGCATCGTTTCGATCCAAGGAGACAAGCGCCCGGCCGCCGTCTCCAGGCGGTTGAAAACCGCGCCGGCCAAGTGCCGTCGGTTGCCGCTGCGCAACGCCGTAAGCAGCCCGTCGGCTGTGCGCGGCGGATCGCCCGGCCGGCATTCCGCATAAACGGCCGCGGTCGAAAGCCCTTCGGGCGGCGCGGCCACGACGAAATCCAGCGATGGAAGGCCTGTCATCGGTTGAATCCTTTCCCCACGCCCCTGGCACAACGCCGGCCCGGCGCCGAGAAAGAACGGCACGTCGCTTCCGATTTCTCCAGCCAATTGGCTGACGCGGTCGATCGGCCAACCGAGCTTCCAGGCCAGGTTGGCTGCGATCAAAGCGGCAGCGGCATCGCTGGATCCGCCTCCTAGACCGGCGGCGGACGGAATCCGCTTGGTCAGTTGCAGCGAAGCGCCGGCAGAACTCCCTGAACGGCGCCGCAACAGATCCACGGCTCGCATCGCAACGTTGTCATATCCCTCCGGCAACTTTTCCCACTCAACGACCGGCGAACGTCCTGATTCGTCTGGCTCGACGTGCTTTTGCAAGCCGCAAGCCCATTGGCATTTGAGATTGAGCCGTCCCCGCGAGTCCTCTCGAAAAGACAGACTATCAAACAAGCCGACGGGAACCATGAGCGTTTCGATCTCATGAAACCCATCGTCGCGCCGATCGAGAACCTCCAGAAAGAGGTTCAGTTTCGCCGGCGCCAGAACTTCATATCCTCCTGCGATCTGGCGGACATGCACCCAAGCTGCTCCACAAAGCCAACCCGCCGTTTGTCCCCAGGCATCCCTGTCGCCCCCGAACTCCGCAGCGCCGGTCCTTGTCCCCAAACGAAATGGAAGAAATCGAAAAACTCAGCGACCGAACCTTCTACGGCAACTTAAATGTATCGCGGGCGAACAAGAACGTCAACGGAAGTTTCGATAGAATCACGACTTCGCTCACAACTCGTCATTTGCCGCTGGCACCTTTTCGCGGTCCCTTATCCCCAACCTCCGGTCCCTTCTTCCCGTATTCGATCCGCACCTCGGCCGATTCGATCTGGCGGAAAATGTGCTCCTGTGGAGTCTTGTCCCGCTCCAATTCGCCCGGTTTGGTCTTGAAATTCCGCTCGGTGATGATCCTCTCACTGCACGACACCAGTCCGGTGGAATTGTCGGCCGGAAGGCGGACCGTGCCGGAGATCTTCTGCGTGGCGCCGACGGGCATCATGTCGGGGGGCGCGCCGGCGGGAGCGTTGTCGGACTTGGCCGAGAAGGCGTATTTGACTTCGAGGAAGTCTTCAGCATGAGGCGGTTTGGTCAATTCGGCGATGCCCGAAACGGCTTTGGCCTCGAGCCTCGGATCGAATCCCTCCATCTTCTTGGCCCCGGCCGACGGGCTAACGTTCCAGTGGTCGCCGATTTTCTGCGGCTTGCCCGCATCGAGCAATCCGCGGTAATTCGCTTCGTTCTGCGGGCCGCCGAGCCAAGCCAAGGCGGTCAAGAGCTGTTGGGCGTCGTCAGACAGCTTAACCGACTCATCGGCCGGCACGACCGTGTCTTTTTCGTCCTTGCGTTCAACGATCAGGACGGTCTTGGGCTTGACCAACTCAATCGCCGCCGCGAGTTCGATCTTCGTCGTCGCCTTTTCGACCGTAATGGTCAGCTTGGAAGGAAAGCCATCCTCTCGGACTTCATTGACCTCATAGTCGCCCTGGAATTCCGTGCGCGAATTCTGCGCTTTGCGGGAGAGTTCCTTGTCTGCCTTCTTGACGACGTGCTCCAAGGTTCGATTCAGCACGATATGGGCGCGCTGACGGTCGCCGACCTGGCGCGGATGGAGCCATTGAATCTTGAATCCCGCATCCGGAGGGGAAGCGGCCAGAAGGCTCGCATAAGCCGCCAGCAGAATCGTGCCGATCCAGAGCCGCCGCAATACCCGCTTTCCTCGATTCCCGTTCATCGTTTTTCCTGGACTTTCGCACATTGCTAACGACCTTTCTCGTTCGCTTCGAGCTTCTTGACCGCCTCGGGCAGCGCCGGATCGACGATCCCCCGAGCACCGCGACCTTGATCCACGCGATCCTTGGCATCGTCGCTGATCGAAGTCACGTCGGCATCCCAAAACTTGCTCCGCTCGGCCTCAGGCGCCGGCTTGAGTGGCCGAATGATTCGAAATCCGACGCCGAGCGCCTCGGGCTGCGTGAACCACCAGGGGCTCTTGGGGCTATTCGGATCGGTGTCGCGCCAATCGTCGTCGCTCGACTCGCGCCGCGAGGCCGAGCGGCATTCCACGGCGTCAGCGTCCCACGAGCCGCCGCGCAGCACGCGCGGGAACAGTTTCGTGGGCCAGACGATCGCGTCTTTCCAGTTCGTCGCGCGGCCGGCGAATTTCTTGTATCCCTCCGGCAAACTCTGGTCGAGCACCCATTCCGAGGCGTTGCCGTAGATGTCGTAAAGACCCCAAGGATTCGGCAGCTTTTGGCCGACCTCGTGCGTGGTTTCGTTGGAATTGTCGAAATACCAGGCGTATTTGCCGAGCTGCGCCGGATCGTCGCCATAGAAATAGGGGGTCGTCGTGCCGGCACGGGCGGCGTATTCCCACTCGGCTTCCGTTGGTAGTCGATAGAAATCGCTGGTAAGTCGGCTGAGCCACTTAGTGTATTGCTTGGCGGCGAATTGCGACATGGTGACCGCCGGAAGCCGCGGTTTCTGACCATTGCGGAACGTGAACGTCGGGTCGTATAGGTTCGAGGGGGCGGTCACGGCGTCGGCTTGATTGTCCTTCGTCACGGGGCGCAGCGGCGGCTGCAATCCCTCAAAACCCTTGAAGACATCCGTGATCTTCATGAACTCCTTGTACTCGCCCCAAGTGAGTTCGAACTTGCCGATCCAAAACGGCTCGATCGTCACGTCGAACTGCGGTCCCTCGGCCGGCTTGCGCCCCTTTTCCGAATCCGGGCTTCCCATCTTGAATTGGCCGCCTGCGATCGGCACCATCTCGAACTGCACGTCGGTCCCAGGGATCTTGGCCGTGTAAGGGACCATGAAGCCGTGCCCGGCCTTGACGATCCGCCCGTCCTTCGGTTGCTCGTCAACCAGCCCGAGCACGGCCCCATGCGTCGCAGCGGCCTTTACGACTGGCTCCGTCTGCCGCGGCGGCGCGGTTCGAGCGGGTTCGGCAGTGGCAGCAAGGACGGCCAACATCGCGACGAACGGAAGTCGTCTTCGCAACCGCCGTCGTGGCGCTGAAGGCTCATTTGAAATGCCGCCATCCGAGTCGTGCGCAATGTTGTTCATCTTCGAGATCGTTCGTTGGGTTATGCTTTGTCGTCTGGGTCATCGTCCCATGATAAACCAAGCCGCGTCGCATTGGCAGCAGGTTGTTGAGTCATGCTCAGTGGATCGGCTCCGCGCCAACGGCTGCCCTGTAGCAATAGTCAAACAACAATTCGCACTCGCGCCGCTGAATCTGGCGGCAGAGCATCTCACTCGCGGATTGCCCCTGAGCCGCTGCGCACAGATCGACGAAGCGGAACGGATCCCAGGTCGTCTGTTCGGTGAGGAAGGTGGACGCTCGATCCAATTTCTCAGCCGCGGCCAATTCGCGGGCAGCGACCGCCAATGGTGCGAAAACTGGATGGACGCCGACGCGGCGAAACCAGTATTTGGCGTTGCCGTAATCCGGCTCGCGGCGGTGCAAAATGCCGTGCCAGTAGCTGCCGCTCGGGTTCTCGATCGACTGGCTGATCGTATGCGATTCGTCGAAGCAGTCGTACAGCAGAAACAACCCAGCCCGGCAGGCCTCGGCCATCTCTCGATCCGCGATCCGCTGCGGCGCGAACCCGTCTTCAAGCGGCAAAGTCTTGATCTTCGCCAGCGCGCGGTCAGGCTGGCCCGACCCCAGTTCGTTCAACGGCGCGGCAGCGAGAAGCGGCGTGAAGATGGGTCCGTAGTTCATGGCGGAGGTTCGGAAGTCGGAGGTCGTAGGTCGGACGGCGCGCCTGGGCGGTAGTTCCACCTCGGTCACTTCGCCGGCACTGCTCGCTCGATCCAGTTTATGGTACAAAACTACGATCGACGATGCAGCGCTTTCCATATTCAAACCTCTGACCTCCAACCTCGCTTGGTAGTGCCCTCCGGTTCGCAAGCGAACTGGCTAACGAGCGGTCTCAGTCCTTCGATTGACCTCCGACCCCAGTCTCGCATGTGGAAAACCGTCACCATTGTCGGAGTCGGCCTGATCGGTGGTTCGATCGGACTGGCGCTGCGCGAGCGGGAATTGGCCGAGCGCGTCATTGGCGTCGGGCGACGAGCGGCGTCGTTGCGAAAGGCGAAATCAATGGGAGCCGTCAGCGCGACGACGCTCAGCCTCGAACAAGGCGTTGCGGAGGCGGATGTCGTGGTCGTCTGCACTCCGATCGCACAGATCCCCGAGCAAATCCTTCAAGCCTCGTCAGCTTGCCGGCCAAGCGCGCTGATTACCGACGCGGGCAGCACCAAGGCCACGATCGTGCAGATCTTGAACGGCCAGCTTCCCGAGTCGGTTCGCTTCGTTGGCAGCCATCCGCTGGCGGGCAGCGAAAAATCCGGCCCAGAGGCCGCCAGCGCCGATCTATTCGAGGGGCGAATCGTGGTTGTCACCCCAGGTCCAACGACCCGCGAGGGAGTCGCTGCGGATGCGGCCGATTTTTGGTCGGCGCTTGGGGCCACGGTGTTCATGATGAACCCCAAGGACCACGACGCGGCTCTAGCCTCGACCAGTCATCTTCCGCATCTTCTGGCATCGCTATTGGCCGGAGTGACGCCGCGCGCCGATTTGCCATTAACCGCGACCGGCTGGCAAGATACGACGCGAATCGCGGCCGGCGACCCCGAGTTGTGGGCGCAAATTCTGCTGGATAACAAGCGAAACGTCTTGAAGTCGTTGGCCCGGTTTGAGAAAACGATGCAAAGAGCCAAGACGGCCCTGGAACGGAGCGATTCGAAAACTCTCCAGCGGCTCTTGGCGGAAGCCAAAGCGATCCGCGATGCTGTGGGAAGTTGACATCTATCCGGCCGAGGGACAGCCGGATCGCGCCGCGCGCGGGATTTCGGCCGATGCCGCCGACTTCGGGCTGGCCCAAGACCTTCGCGTGACGGCCGCCGTCGGCCATCTGATTCAAGGCGAACTGAGCCACGACGACGTTTCGCGGCTGGCTCGCGAACTGCTGGCCGACCCGGTCGTCGAACGAGCTATCGTGGCGCCCGTGGGCGACGCTTCCCTCGCAACACTCCCTCTCCCAAAGGGAGAGGGGACCGGACAGGTGGCATCCCCGCGGTTTCGTCTGGTCCATGTCCTGCCCAAACCGGGCGTGATGGACCCCGTAGCCCAAAGCACGCTTTCTGCGATCCGGGATTTCGGCCTTGAGGCCGAGGCGGTCCGCACGCTGCGAAAATACTGGCTCGGCGATTTGACCGAAGATCGGTTTCGCCTGCTGCTGACGAAGGTGCTTGCCAACGACGCGATCGAGCAAGTCATCGTCGGCCCGCTCAATTTCGAGCGATTGGAATTCGGCTCGGAGTATTGTTTCAAGTTGGTCCGCGTGCCGCTCTCGGGAATGGACGAGTCGGCCTTGATGCGGCTGAGTCGCGAGGGGCAGCTTTATCTATCGTTGGCGGAAATGCAGGCGATTCAAGAATACTTTCGTGCGTTGGGGCGCGAGCCGACCGACGCCGAATTGGAAACTCTCGCCCAAACCTGGAGCGAGCATTGCAGCCACAAGACGCTGGCGGGGCGGATCGCTTACCGCGGACCGGAGGGTCTTCGGCGTTTCGAGAACATGCTCAAGGAGACGATCTTCGCCGCCACGCAGGAGATTCGCAAAGCGCGGCGGGAGCGCGGCCAGGAGGATTGGTGCGTCAGCGTTTTTGAGGACAATGCCGGAGTGATTCGCTTCGACGAGCAAACCAACATCGTGTTCAAAGTCGAGACGCACAACCATCCATCGGCCCTAGAGCCCTACGGCGGCGCGAATACGGGCCTCGGCGGCGTGATTCGCGATTCTATCGGCACGGGGCTCGGCGCGAAACCCGTTTGCAACACCGACGTTTTCTGCTTCGCACCGCCGGAGACCTCTTCCGACACCGCGCCTGCCGGCGTCTTGCACCCGCGGCGGGTAATGAAAGGGGTCGTCTCGGGAGTGCGCGATTACGGCAACCGGATGGGTATCCCCACGGTAAATGGAGCGATCTATTTCGATCCTAGATATCTCGGCAATCCGCTCGTTTTCTGCGGCAGCGTCGGACTTTTACCCCGCGACAAATCGCACAAGGCTCCGCAGCCGGGAGACCAGATCGTCGTGGTCGGCGGCCGGACCGGTCGTGACGGCATCCACGGGGCGACTTTCAGCTCCGCCGAACTCACGAGCCAAAGTGAATCTCTTTCCGGCGGGGCGGTGCAAATCGGCAACGCAATCACCGAAAAGATGCTGCTCGACGTGCTGCTCGCCGCGCGCGACCGCGGGCTGTACAGCGCCGTCACCGATTGCGGCGCCGGAGGTTTTTCGAGCGCCGTCGGCGAGATGGGAGAGAAGATCGGCGCGGAGGTGTGGCTCGATCGCGCCCCGCTCAAGTATCAGGGCCTCTCGTATACCGAGATTTGGATATCTGAGGCCCAAGAGCGGATGGTGCTCGCGGTGCCGCCGCGGAATTGGCCGGAGTTATCGGCGCTTTGTGAATCGGAAGGGGTCGAAGCCACGGTGATCGGTCAGTTCGTGCCCACCGGCCGGCTGAAGCTAAAGTACGGCGACCAGGAAGCGGCCGATTTGGCAATGGAATTCCTGCACGGCGGGCGGCCGCCAGTGGTCCGCGACGCGGCCTACGCTCCCACCGAAACGGCGGCGCTGCACTGGCCCGCCGCACTCGCTCATTCGACGAACTTCTCCGATCAGCTTCTCAAGATTCTCGGCTCGCTGAATGTGTGCAGCAAGGAATGGGTGATCCGGCAATACGATCACGAGGTGCAAGGCGGAAGCGTCGTCAAGCCGTTGGTCGGCGCGAGCAACGACGGCCCGAGCGATGCGGCCGTCGTTCGGCCGGTGCTCTCGTCGCGGCGCGGGTTGGTCGTCGCCTGCGGGATGAATCCGCGCTACGGCGACTTTGACACGTATCACATGGCCGCCAACGCCATCGACGAGGCGATTCGCAACTGCGTCGCGGTCGGGGCCGATCCGGAGCGCATCGCGATTCTCGACAACTTCTGTTGGGGCGATTGCGAGCGCCCCGAAACGCTTGGCTCATTGGTGCGGGCGGCGCTTGCCTGCCACGATCTGGCCGTCGCGCTCGGCACCCCGTTCATCAGCGGCAAGGACAGCCTCAACAACGAATTCCGCTTCACCGACGCGGCGGGCGTCAAGCAAACGATCGTAATCCCGCCGTCGCTGTTGATTAGCGC
This genomic interval carries:
- a CDS encoding DEAD/DEAH box helicase family protein — protein: MPQLDPEAEARQRIDRQLEQCGWSVQGRREMNISAAPGVAIREFSLTTGEADYMLYADGRAIGVVEAKPIGHTLTGVETQSGKYLDGLPAGLPNYRLPLPFAYESTGEVTQFTNALEPNARSRGVFTFHRPEELVRLVKLDKQVRTRLREMPPLAAGHLWRVQIESIQNLETSLAANRPRALIQMATGSGKTFTAVNRPGKRHLRKPKWNAEKNPEGRWRSFDYDELMKRDKVNLDIFWLKDTSLEDSDDLPAPDVLAQEIADDLQTALEQFTAIAEKVKG
- a CDS encoding septation protein SpoVG family protein codes for the protein MEITEVRIKLMEETGERLQAFCSITFDDCFVIRDLKIIEGANGPFVAMPSRKLTAHCPQCGCKNHLKAPHCNQCGARLKEDRAVKDEEGRTKLYADIAHPINSACREMIQDRVIREFHDELERAKLPGYMSRYDDFDHEEAFAQPHRTPQTQRAAKPQRRDSPSHRPPERDGHQHVYVRPGSEPASQIQPAEQQPRPPHKVAAQQPAPSIPSAPAAASRDGAASDIPPKTEGFGAGIF
- the ispE gene encoding 4-(cytidine 5'-diphospho)-2-C-methyl-D-erythritol kinase produces the protein MHVRQIAGGYEVLAPAKLNLFLEVLDRRDDGFHEIETLMVPVGLFDSLSFREDSRGRLNLKCQWACGLQKHVEPDESGRSPVVEWEKLPEGYDNVAMRAVDLLRRRSGSSAGASLQLTKRIPSAAGLGGGSSDAAAALIAANLAWKLGWPIDRVSQLAGEIGSDVPFFLGAGPALCQGRGERIQPMTGLPSLDFVVAAPPEGLSTAAVYAECRPGDPPRTADGLLTALRSGNRRHLAGAVFNRLETAAGRLSPWIETMRAEFSKLDCIAAQMSGSGTSYFGICRNAGHARRAARRLRSRGFQRVFAVRSL
- a CDS encoding formylglycine-generating enzyme family protein — encoded protein: MLAVLAATAEPARTAPPRQTEPVVKAAATHGAVLGLVDEQPKDGRIVKAGHGFMVPYTAKIPGTDVQFEMVPIAGGQFKMGSPDSEKGRKPAEGPQFDVTIEPFWIGKFELTWGEYKEFMKITDVFKGFEGLQPPLRPVTKDNQADAVTAPSNLYDPTFTFRNGQKPRLPAVTMSQFAAKQYTKWLSRLTSDFYRLPTEAEWEYAARAGTTTPYFYGDDPAQLGKYAWYFDNSNETTHEVGQKLPNPWGLYDIYGNASEWVLDQSLPEGYKKFAGRATNWKDAIVWPTKLFPRVLRGGSWDADAVECRSASRRESSDDDWRDTDPNSPKSPWWFTQPEALGVGFRIIRPLKPAPEAERSKFWDADVTSISDDAKDRVDQGRGARGIVDPALPEAVKKLEANEKGR
- a CDS encoding prephenate dehydrogenase/arogenate dehydrogenase family protein; this encodes MWKTVTIVGVGLIGGSIGLALRERELAERVIGVGRRAASLRKAKSMGAVSATTLSLEQGVAEADVVVVCTPIAQIPEQILQASSACRPSALITDAGSTKATIVQILNGQLPESVRFVGSHPLAGSEKSGPEAASADLFEGRIVVVTPGPTTREGVAADAADFWSALGATVFMMNPKDHDAALASTSHLPHLLASLLAGVTPRADLPLTATGWQDTTRIAAGDPELWAQILLDNKRNVLKSLARFEKTMQRAKTALERSDSKTLQRLLAEAKAIRDAVGS
- the purL gene encoding phosphoribosylformylglycinamidine synthase subunit PurL, with the translated sequence MLWEVDIYPAEGQPDRAARGISADAADFGLAQDLRVTAAVGHLIQGELSHDDVSRLARELLADPVVERAIVAPVGDASLATLPLPKGEGTGQVASPRFRLVHVLPKPGVMDPVAQSTLSAIRDFGLEAEAVRTLRKYWLGDLTEDRFRLLLTKVLANDAIEQVIVGPLNFERLEFGSEYCFKLVRVPLSGMDESALMRLSREGQLYLSLAEMQAIQEYFRALGREPTDAELETLAQTWSEHCSHKTLAGRIAYRGPEGLRRFENMLKETIFAATQEIRKARRERGQEDWCVSVFEDNAGVIRFDEQTNIVFKVETHNHPSALEPYGGANTGLGGVIRDSIGTGLGAKPVCNTDVFCFAPPETSSDTAPAGVLHPRRVMKGVVSGVRDYGNRMGIPTVNGAIYFDPRYLGNPLVFCGSVGLLPRDKSHKAPQPGDQIVVVGGRTGRDGIHGATFSSAELTSQSESLSGGAVQIGNAITEKMLLDVLLAARDRGLYSAVTDCGAGGFSSAVGEMGEKIGAEVWLDRAPLKYQGLSYTEIWISEAQERMVLAVPPRNWPELSALCESEGVEATVIGQFVPTGRLKLKYGDQEAADLAMEFLHGGRPPVVRDAAYAPTETAALHWPAALAHSTNFSDQLLKILGSLNVCSKEWVIRQYDHEVQGGSVVKPLVGASNDGPSDAAVVRPVLSSRRGLVVACGMNPRYGDFDTYHMAANAIDEAIRNCVAVGADPERIAILDNFCWGDCERPETLGSLVRAALACHDLAVALGTPFISGKDSLNNEFRFTDAAGVKQTIVIPPSLLISALGQIADVSLAVTMDLKHVGNVLYQVGATKDELGGSHLALVEKLAGGHVPKVNALLAKATFAALHKAIELRLVRSCHDLSEGGLAVAAAEMAFAGGLGARIFLEQVPNQLDLTALESAATANSPSIINALLLFAESNTRFLCEVPQDAVGHFESMLGDVPHAAVGEVIAEPKLQIVNVDPANPFHVIDASLTDLKEAWQKPLRW